In Desulfovibrio sp. 86, the following proteins share a genomic window:
- a CDS encoding (2Fe-2S)-binding protein codes for MSVKTTPSAGRQVTIYFEGQPLEVEEGISVAAAVLGASHGWTRTTHGGHKRGPYCQMGVCFECLMTINGVPNQQSCLVPVAEGMQVNRQNGVPDFGKEGCNHA; via the coding sequence ATGTCTGTCAAAACCACCCCTTCTGCGGGCAGGCAGGTGACCATTTATTTTGAAGGCCAACCTCTTGAGGTTGAAGAAGGCATATCCGTCGCCGCCGCCGTACTCGGGGCGTCGCATGGCTGGACACGCACCACGCATGGCGGGCACAAACGCGGACCATACTGCCAGATGGGCGTTTGTTTTGAATGCCTCATGACTATTAACGGCGTCCCCAACCAGCAGTCATGTCTCGTTCCCGTGGCTGAAGGCATGCAGGTTAACCGACAGAACGGGGTTCCCGACTTCGGCAAGGAGGGCTGCAATCATGCGTAG
- a CDS encoding NAD(P)/FAD-dependent oxidoreductase: MSSKHTAGAVVIGGGAVGTAIACYLAMDGIDVTLVERGEFAWGSSRRCDGHVVTYDTPPGAYSQFCKYGQDMFHDAAKFLPVDFEFSPEGLGLLVDDERDLDTVRANYEGKKNEGIDVTLWDRDDLRHHEPNIGDKILACLNFNGDCKLNPMRLCQGLALHAESNGATLMTRTSVTGLRTDGGRITTVETDKGLIHTENVILAAGVWTPLLADMVGISVPVRPRQGHVVVTERVRNLVGKNYAEYGYLLAKGGKTRCNATPEMEHFGVAFVLEPSHAGTILLGSSRRYVGMNIRPDPRVMRIIAQRARHFYPALADTRIIRCYAGLRPCTPDAKPIISATHLQGLFVATGHEGNGIGLSLITGKLITEMVRGQAPFMDISYMGLDRFGSGPAALSATTTTA; encoded by the coding sequence ATGAGCAGCAAACACACCGCCGGAGCCGTTGTCATCGGCGGGGGGGCGGTAGGTACAGCCATAGCCTGCTATCTTGCCATGGACGGAATTGATGTGACCCTTGTCGAGCGGGGTGAGTTCGCCTGGGGATCCAGCCGCCGCTGCGATGGGCATGTGGTCACTTATGACACGCCCCCCGGCGCATACAGCCAGTTCTGCAAATACGGGCAGGACATGTTTCATGATGCAGCAAAATTTCTGCCCGTGGATTTCGAGTTTTCGCCCGAGGGGCTCGGCCTGCTGGTTGATGACGAACGGGATCTCGACACTGTGCGCGCCAACTATGAAGGCAAGAAAAATGAGGGCATTGACGTCACCCTGTGGGACAGGGACGACCTGCGCCACCATGAGCCCAATATTGGCGACAAGATCCTGGCCTGCCTGAATTTTAATGGCGACTGCAAGCTTAATCCCATGCGGCTTTGTCAGGGGCTCGCCCTGCATGCAGAGTCCAACGGCGCCACCCTCATGACCAGAACAAGCGTCACGGGACTGCGCACCGATGGAGGGCGGATCACCACGGTTGAAACGGACAAGGGACTCATCCATACAGAGAACGTCATCCTCGCCGCAGGCGTCTGGACTCCCCTGCTTGCCGACATGGTGGGCATCTCCGTTCCCGTCAGGCCGCGCCAGGGGCATGTTGTCGTGACCGAGCGCGTACGCAATCTGGTGGGAAAAAACTATGCGGAATACGGCTACCTTCTGGCAAAGGGTGGTAAAACGCGCTGCAATGCCACGCCTGAAATGGAGCATTTTGGCGTTGCCTTTGTGCTTGAACCCTCCCACGCAGGAACAATCCTGCTTGGCAGCAGCCGTCGCTACGTCGGCATGAACATCCGCCCCGACCCCAGGGTCATGCGCATTATCGCCCAACGCGCCCGCCATTTTTACCCTGCCCTGGCTGATACGCGAATCATCCGCTGCTATGCGGGGTTGCGGCCCTGCACTCCGGACGCCAAGCCCATCATTTCGGCCACGCATCTTCAGGGGCTTTTTGTCGCCACCGGACATGAAGGAAACGGCATAGGCCTTTCACTCATTACGGGCAAACTCATTACAGAGATGGTGCGCGGGCAGGCTCCTTTCATGGACATCAGCTATATGGGCCTCGACAGATTCGGCTCTGGCCCGGCGGCACTTTCTGCCACAACAACCACTGCCTGA
- a CDS encoding FAD-dependent oxidoreductase, producing MRSIWDVIIVGAGPAGMCAAIETARQGLHTLVLDRQTEPGGQIFRSVGSSALVNRLGSDYSAGLPLVEEFKNCGATFLPSANVWDIAPDRVYFSTPGQSHCMTARQVVLATGAMERPVPLPGWTLPGVMGSGASDILLKSASLLPPAPVVLCGNGPLILQAAVHMHHFKIPVAGVLFTGRISNVLRAMKHITGALARPGYFLHGIGMAAQTVFSQKCFFAVRDLRIEQVETERLKINFASMSGNNKSLQAATLLLHEGVISESRITRLARCRHTWDERQRYWHVSADAWGQTSVPGIRTAGDVACVRGAVAAQAEGRLVGLGICHELGRLNMSERNRLADSHMSIVRRCQALQPFLDEYFAPTPSQLQPADDAVVCRCEELTAAELQQTIRQGCFSPDGLKAQARPGMGTCQGRMCGQAVAEMIAHTQGLPLDQLPQYTAQPPLFPLNLGELADMPMPPDLN from the coding sequence ATGCGTAGCATATGGGATGTCATTATTGTCGGCGCTGGCCCCGCAGGCATGTGCGCAGCCATTGAAACAGCGCGGCAGGGGCTGCACACGCTGGTGCTTGACCGCCAAACCGAACCCGGCGGCCAGATATTCAGAAGTGTCGGTTCCTCTGCCCTCGTTAACCGTCTTGGTTCAGACTATTCTGCCGGTCTCCCGCTGGTGGAAGAGTTCAAGAACTGCGGCGCGACTTTTCTGCCCAGCGCCAATGTGTGGGATATAGCCCCGGACAGGGTATATTTCAGTACACCGGGCCAAAGTCACTGCATGACTGCCCGGCAGGTTGTGCTTGCCACCGGAGCAATGGAACGCCCTGTTCCGCTGCCAGGCTGGACCCTGCCCGGAGTTATGGGTTCCGGCGCTTCGGACATTTTGCTCAAATCAGCCTCACTTTTGCCCCCGGCTCCTGTGGTGCTGTGCGGCAACGGTCCGCTCATTCTCCAGGCCGCTGTGCATATGCACCACTTCAAGATTCCTGTGGCTGGCGTGCTGTTCACGGGCAGAATCAGCAACGTGCTGCGGGCCATGAAACATATAACCGGAGCCCTGGCCCGTCCCGGATATTTCTTGCACGGCATCGGCATGGCCGCACAAACCGTTTTCTCGCAAAAATGCTTCTTTGCCGTTCGCGACCTCAGGATAGAACAGGTTGAAACGGAACGTCTTAAAATTAATTTCGCCAGCATGAGCGGCAACAATAAAAGCCTCCAGGCCGCAACCCTGCTTTTGCATGAAGGCGTCATTTCCGAAAGCCGCATTACCCGCCTGGCCCGGTGCCGTCATACCTGGGATGAACGGCAGCGCTACTGGCACGTGAGCGCCGACGCATGGGGCCAGACCAGCGTGCCCGGCATACGCACGGCGGGCGACGTGGCTTGTGTTCGTGGCGCTGTGGCCGCACAGGCGGAAGGCCGGCTGGTTGGCCTGGGCATCTGTCACGAACTGGGCCGCCTGAATATGAGCGAACGCAACCGGCTTGCAGACTCCCACATGAGTATTGTCAGGCGTTGCCAGGCTCTGCAGCCCTTTCTTGATGAATACTTCGCTCCCACGCCGTCCCAGTTGCAACCGGCGGACGATGCCGTGGTTTGCCGCTGTGAGGAACTCACGGCCGCAGAACTTCAACAGACCATCAGGCAAGGATGTTTTTCGCCGGATGGTCTCAAGGCCCAGGCCCGCCCCGGCATGGGGACCTGCCAGGGCCGCATGTGCGGACAGGCTGTGGCCGAAATGATCGCCCACACTCAGGGACTGCCGCTTGATCAGTTACCGCAGTACACGGCCCAGCCGCCGCTCTTCCCCCTGAATCTGGGAGAGCTGGCGGACATGCCCATGCCGCCTGACCTCAACTAG
- a CDS encoding APC family permease, with translation MAEQGKFKKELNTTDLTFVALGAIFGSGWLFGASFVAQYAGPAGIISWIIGGITVFFLGLVYCELGAALPKAGGIIRFPVFSHGELVGYLLASLTVIAFSSLIAIEVVAARQYAAAWLPWLTADATGSPTLAGWIAQLLLTVFFFIINYNGVKSFAIANNIISLFKFVVPALVMVVLMYYFQPENLTAHGFAPFGAHGVQMAVTAGGVIFAYLGLTPVVSVASEVKNPQRTIPIALLLSIVLSTIIYIVLQLVFLGSIPPDMLSEGWGSIASKFSLPYHDIALLLGLGWLGILVVADAVISPAGTGNIYMVATPRVIYAWSRSGTFFDRFSAVDKKSGIPRPALWLTLALSIFWTMPFPSWKELINVVSGALCLSYALAPIACGALRINAPDLPRPFRVRGLEIISPLTFIIASLIVYWSGWSVICWLFPIEIVLFVAYILASKKVPTLHVSLQQQIKSSLWLVGYYVMTLIISYLGSFGGKGILTSPWDVIAMGLVSLVCYYWAMRTCLPTANITEAPDAD, from the coding sequence ATGGCTGAACAAGGAAAATTCAAAAAAGAACTGAATACCACAGACCTCACCTTTGTCGCGCTAGGGGCTATCTTTGGGTCCGGGTGGCTGTTTGGGGCAAGCTTTGTGGCGCAATATGCGGGGCCTGCCGGAATCATTTCTTGGATCATTGGTGGTATCACAGTATTCTTTCTTGGCCTTGTGTACTGTGAACTTGGAGCGGCCTTACCCAAGGCTGGCGGTATCATTCGCTTCCCTGTTTTTTCTCACGGGGAGCTTGTCGGGTATCTGCTCGCCTCACTGACCGTCATTGCCTTTTCAAGCCTCATCGCCATTGAAGTGGTGGCCGCACGCCAATACGCCGCCGCCTGGCTGCCCTGGCTCACGGCGGACGCCACCGGTTCACCGACTCTGGCAGGCTGGATAGCCCAGCTCCTTCTGACAGTCTTTTTCTTCATAATCAACTATAATGGTGTTAAATCATTCGCCATCGCCAATAATATCATCAGTCTCTTCAAATTTGTGGTTCCCGCGCTGGTGATGGTTGTTCTGATGTACTACTTCCAGCCGGAAAATCTGACGGCGCATGGTTTTGCACCATTTGGAGCTCACGGCGTGCAGATGGCGGTAACCGCCGGAGGCGTCATTTTTGCCTACCTTGGCCTGACCCCTGTGGTATCGGTGGCCAGTGAGGTAAAAAATCCCCAGCGCACTATTCCCATTGCCCTGCTGCTGTCCATCGTGCTTTCCACCATCATATACATTGTCCTGCAACTGGTTTTTCTGGGCAGCATTCCCCCGGATATGCTTTCAGAAGGCTGGGGCAGCATAGCATCAAAGTTTTCGCTCCCCTACCACGACATCGCCTTACTGCTGGGTCTTGGCTGGCTGGGTATCCTTGTGGTGGCCGACGCGGTCATCTCCCCCGCCGGAACCGGTAATATATATATGGTCGCCACTCCTCGGGTCATTTACGCATGGTCGCGGAGCGGCACGTTCTTTGACCGTTTTTCAGCCGTGGACAAAAAATCGGGCATTCCCCGCCCCGCGCTTTGGCTTACTCTGGCTCTTTCCATATTCTGGACCATGCCCTTCCCCTCTTGGAAAGAACTCATCAACGTCGTTTCCGGCGCCCTGTGCCTCAGCTATGCGCTTGCCCCCATCGCCTGCGGCGCGCTTCGCATAAACGCTCCTGACCTGCCCCGCCCCTTCCGGGTCCGCGGTCTGGAAATCATATCGCCGCTGACCTTCATCATTGCCTCTCTTATTGTGTACTGGTCTGGATGGAGCGTCATTTGCTGGCTGTTCCCCATCGAGATAGTGCTGTTTGTTGCCTACATTCTCGCCAGCAAAAAAGTGCCGACCCTGCACGTGAGCCTGCAGCAGCAAATCAAGTCCTCCCTTTGGCTTGTGGGCTATTATGTAATGACCTTGATCATTTCCTATCTTGGCTCCTTCGGGGGAAAGGGAATCCTGACCTCGCCATGGGATGTAATCGCCATGGGTCTCGTGTCATTGGTTTGTTATTATTGGGCTATGAGAACATGCCTGCCAACGGCCAATATTACCGAAGCACCCGACGCTGATTAA
- a CDS encoding dihydrodipicolinate synthase family protein: MNNIHGIFAVTVTHFNQDGSIDYGAISKHIQWLLKSGVHGIMPVGATGEWPALSTEERKQVAEFTMKEVNGKVPVIVGAISPNVDVSVELSKHAGSIGAAGVMILPPPAVHPSQHEIYEFYKYISGKSPLPVMVYNNPGSCGVAVSPETLVKCAQLPNMGFLKESSGDIMRLTRSVDEVGDKLVVFCGCESLAYESFVMGAKAWVCVLANIAPAMCVKLYNLIVKEHKLDEARQVYRQMLPLLRLLEDTGELWQVVKHALALKGFGTGTLRMPRQPISEEVRVELEKILKKTDFC; encoded by the coding sequence ATGAACAACATTCACGGTATTTTCGCAGTAACGGTGACGCACTTTAATCAGGACGGCAGCATCGACTACGGCGCTATATCCAAACATATCCAGTGGTTGCTCAAATCAGGCGTACACGGCATCATGCCCGTGGGAGCCACTGGCGAATGGCCAGCGCTTTCCACCGAAGAACGCAAGCAGGTTGCCGAATTCACCATGAAGGAAGTAAACGGCAAGGTTCCGGTAATTGTGGGCGCCATTTCGCCCAACGTCGATGTTTCGGTTGAACTGTCAAAGCATGCAGGATCCATAGGCGCTGCGGGCGTCATGATTCTTCCTCCTCCCGCCGTGCATCCCAGCCAGCATGAGATTTATGAATTCTACAAATACATTTCCGGCAAAAGCCCACTGCCGGTAATGGTGTACAACAACCCCGGCAGCTGCGGCGTGGCCGTATCGCCTGAAACTCTGGTAAAATGCGCCCAGCTGCCCAACATGGGTTTTCTTAAAGAATCCAGCGGCGACATCATGCGGCTGACCCGTTCTGTGGACGAAGTGGGCGACAAGCTGGTGGTATTCTGCGGGTGCGAAAGCCTGGCCTATGAAAGCTTTGTCATGGGCGCCAAGGCCTGGGTTTGCGTGCTTGCCAATATTGCCCCCGCCATGTGCGTCAAGCTCTACAACCTTATTGTCAAAGAACACAAGCTTGATGAGGCCCGGCAGGTATACCGGCAAATGCTGCCTTTGCTGCGTCTGCTGGAAGACACAGGCGAACTCTGGCAGGTGGTCAAGCACGCGCTTGCGCTCAAGGGATTCGGGACAGGCACGCTGCGTATGCCCCGACAGCCCATTTCTGAGGAAGTGCGTGTAGAGCTTGAAAAAATTCTCAAGAAGACTGACTTTTGCTAG
- a CDS encoding YbjN domain-containing protein, with amino-acid sequence MNKLLTIALGVCLTCVLASSAMASNDIVTASDHETVLEIAKGFGSADLSVTGKGTPVLKGRMEGTKYAVWFSGCSEGNSCSALQFLGVWKIKNFSQEKINTWNTQKMYSKAYIDKDGDLILEMDVFMRYGMTKKNLEEVFDLWQTSLKHFSRQLSQGTQPN; translated from the coding sequence ATGAACAAATTATTAACCATCGCGCTGGGGGTATGCCTGACATGCGTTCTTGCCAGCAGCGCCATGGCCAGCAACGATATTGTCACCGCCTCCGATCATGAGACAGTACTTGAAATCGCCAAAGGTTTCGGCAGCGCGGACTTGAGCGTCACAGGCAAGGGAACGCCCGTCCTCAAGGGCCGGATGGAAGGCACCAAGTACGCCGTATGGTTCTCCGGCTGTTCTGAAGGCAACAGTTGCAGCGCTTTGCAGTTTCTTGGCGTGTGGAAGATCAAGAATTTTTCGCAAGAAAAGATCAACACCTGGAATACCCAAAAAATGTACTCCAAGGCGTACATTGACAAAGACGGAGACCTCATTCTGGAAATGGATGTCTTCATGCGCTATGGCATGACCAAAAAAAATCTGGAAGAGGTGTTTGACTTGTGGCAAACGTCGCTCAAACATTTTTCTCGGCAGCTTTCCCAGGGAACACAGCCGAACTAG
- a CDS encoding aldehyde dehydrogenase: MSQFLTCQEYENLAANLKYPTQAFIGGKFVSAASGKTFATINPATGKDLAQVASCGKEDVDKAVSVARKTFDSGVWSKMHPTERKKIFLRLCGLMEKHMVELAVLESIDSGKPIRENLCTDLPETIECLEWHAEFSDKQYGSTSPSGNLKRGLIVREPSGVVACVLPWNFPLQMVGWKLGPALSEGNSVIIKPASVTCLSTLRLAELAAEAGVPEGVLQVLPGPGGLVGEALGRHMDIDVLSFTGSTDVGRRFLQYSAESNLKRVVLELGGKSPFVLLEDFTDFEFAASQACSAAFWNMGENCTANSRIIVPASKKEAFLSAFVTALSQWRMGNPLDPANALGSMVSEQQFKTVMGYIEKGKAEGGRIVTGGKAAPIGSGLFIEPTIFDNVKRDATVVREEIFGPVTAILTATSDEDALALANDTCYGLHGSIFTESLTKAHAFASELKAGTVSVNCFSEGDNTTPFGGYKLSGFGGKDKGRESHDQYTEQKTIFINLDR; this comes from the coding sequence ATGTCACAGTTCCTTACCTGCCAGGAATACGAAAATCTGGCAGCCAATCTGAAATATCCGACCCAGGCATTCATTGGCGGAAAGTTTGTTTCTGCCGCTTCAGGCAAGACCTTTGCCACCATCAACCCCGCTACAGGCAAAGATCTGGCTCAAGTTGCAAGCTGCGGCAAAGAAGACGTGGACAAGGCCGTATCTGTGGCCCGCAAAACTTTTGACTCCGGGGTGTGGTCCAAGATGCACCCCACTGAACGCAAAAAAATCTTTCTCAGACTTTGCGGACTGATGGAAAAACATATGGTTGAGCTTGCTGTGCTTGAAAGTATCGACAGCGGCAAGCCCATTCGCGAAAACCTGTGTACCGACCTGCCTGAAACCATCGAATGCCTGGAGTGGCATGCCGAATTCAGCGACAAGCAGTACGGCAGCACCTCGCCTTCCGGCAACCTCAAGCGCGGGCTTATCGTACGTGAACCGTCAGGCGTCGTTGCCTGCGTACTGCCGTGGAACTTCCCCCTGCAAATGGTCGGATGGAAGCTTGGTCCCGCTCTTTCCGAAGGCAACAGCGTCATCATCAAGCCCGCCAGCGTCACCTGCCTTTCAACACTGCGCCTGGCCGAACTGGCGGCAGAGGCCGGAGTTCCCGAAGGCGTGCTTCAAGTGTTGCCCGGCCCCGGCGGCCTTGTGGGTGAAGCCCTGGGTCGGCACATGGATATTGACGTCCTTTCGTTTACCGGATCCACCGATGTGGGACGCCGCTTTTTGCAATACTCTGCCGAAAGCAATCTGAAGCGCGTGGTGCTGGAGCTTGGCGGCAAAAGCCCCTTTGTGCTGCTTGAAGACTTTACCGACTTCGAGTTTGCCGCAAGCCAGGCCTGCTCCGCCGCATTCTGGAATATGGGCGAAAACTGCACCGCCAATTCGCGTATTATCGTGCCCGCGAGCAAGAAAGAAGCCTTTTTGAGCGCGTTTGTGACTGCCCTCAGCCAATGGCGGATGGGTAACCCCCTTGATCCCGCCAACGCTCTTGGCTCAATGGTCAGCGAGCAGCAGTTCAAGACCGTCATGGGGTATATTGAAAAAGGCAAGGCCGAAGGTGGACGCATTGTCACAGGCGGCAAAGCGGCCCCCATCGGCAGCGGCCTTTTCATCGAACCCACGATTTTTGACAATGTGAAGCGCGATGCCACAGTGGTGCGCGAAGAGATCTTCGGCCCTGTTACGGCCATCCTTACGGCCACTTCTGACGAAGACGCGCTGGCCCTGGCCAATGACACCTGCTACGGCCTGCACGGCTCCATCTTCACCGAGTCGCTGACCAAGGCGCACGCCTTTGCAAGCGAACTCAAAGCAGGCACCGTGTCCGTCAACTGTTTCAGCGAAGGAGACAACACGACACCCTTCGGCGGATACAAGCTTTCCGGTTTCGGCGGCAAGGACAAGGGACGCGAGTCCCACGACCAGTACACCGAGCAGAAAACCATATTCATCAACCTTGACAGATAG
- a CDS encoding proline racemase family protein encodes MKLSHMIQTIDTHTAGNPTRNVVAGCPAIQGTTMQEKMAYAKEHLGWLISSLMLEPRGHSNMSGTIWVPPCNPEAHMGILFIDAGGLMPMCGHSTIGCVTAMLESGTIVPEGEVCNVNIDTPAGLVRTRAEMKDGKVTRVTFRNVPSFLFCSGTVDVPGIGEVPYDVAYGGNTYAITDAKYFPGLNLRSGYRSAIEKAAQAFGGAVRKAVDFKHPEQPFINVITHVMFYTTPDDPKATYRNTVVFLPDSLDRSPCGTGTSARVASLFAKGELALNQEFVHESVIGTQFTARIVEPATVGPCKGGVPEVSGTAYLTGFHQFVIDPSDALGKGFRLD; translated from the coding sequence ATGAAACTGTCTCACATGATCCAGACCATTGACACCCATACGGCTGGCAATCCCACACGCAATGTGGTGGCTGGCTGCCCTGCTATCCAGGGAACAACCATGCAGGAGAAAATGGCCTACGCCAAAGAGCATCTCGGCTGGCTTATAAGTTCTCTCATGCTTGAGCCGCGCGGCCACAGCAACATGTCAGGCACCATATGGGTTCCCCCCTGCAACCCTGAAGCTCATATGGGCATACTGTTCATTGACGCTGGCGGGCTTATGCCAATGTGCGGGCACAGTACCATAGGCTGCGTCACTGCCATGCTTGAAAGCGGAACCATCGTGCCTGAAGGCGAAGTGTGCAATGTCAATATCGACACCCCTGCCGGCCTGGTGCGAACCAGGGCGGAAATGAAGGACGGCAAGGTGACTCGCGTAACCTTCCGCAATGTGCCTTCTTTTCTGTTCTGCTCCGGCACGGTTGACGTGCCCGGCATAGGGGAAGTTCCCTATGATGTGGCATACGGCGGCAATACATACGCCATCACTGACGCAAAATATTTTCCTGGCCTGAACCTGCGCTCCGGCTACCGTTCCGCCATTGAAAAAGCCGCCCAGGCATTCGGCGGAGCCGTGCGCAAGGCCGTGGATTTCAAGCATCCGGAACAGCCTTTTATCAATGTCATCACCCATGTGATGTTCTACACCACACCTGACGATCCCAAGGCAACATATCGTAACACTGTGGTTTTCCTGCCCGACTCCCTCGACCGTTCTCCTTGCGGTACTGGTACTTCCGCACGTGTGGCTTCACTGTTTGCCAAGGGCGAACTGGCACTGAACCAGGAATTCGTGCATGAGAGCGTCATAGGCACCCAGTTCACGGCGAGAATTGTGGAACCAGCCACCGTGGGTCCCTGCAAGGGCGGTGTGCCGGAGGTAAGCGGAACCGCTTATCTTACGGGTTTTCACCAGTTTGTCATTGACCCCTCCGACGCGCTTGGCAAGGGATTCAGGCTGGACTAG